One window from the genome of Bacillus weihaiensis encodes:
- the ezrA gene encoding septation ring formation regulator EzrA yields MEVIVGLVLLICILFGVGYMLRRNIYKEVDRLESKKIEIMNRSIIDELSKVKELKMIGQAEELFEQWRNEWDEIITTQLPEVEEHLYDAEEFADKYRFKKSKDVLQYIDKVLHTVDENIDKIIEEINDLVSSEEKNSVESEEMKEQFKKVKKNLLAHSYQFGKSHMKLENELDEISTILKTFDEETVEGNYLAAREVLLSGKNRLDVLQHKINEIPKLLTECNVTIPNLVSELEDGYNEMIATGYYLEHLQIDVEIKKIKEKTALYLGKIEETEIEDIQEGLQIVQDAVDSLYDLLEKEVDANQFVKQAKDKIDHRLLELIDQKEATLEETELVKQSYQLSETELSKQKTIEKQINQIEKKFTHIQQNLQGEQVAHSVVKEELEDISQQIVKLFKEHDEYREMLQTLRKDELQAREKLSKLKKMLHDTMRAVQQSNIPGLPIEFGQLIDQAKEDVMRASSKLDEIPLNMVIVNQLLDDAVHSVEELTQYGQELIEQVYLIEQVIQYGNRYRSRNDQLNLKFKEAEKHFRDYQYGTSLEVAAAALEQVEPGSLEKIQSLIIVEDK; encoded by the coding sequence ATGGAAGTTATAGTTGGTTTAGTCCTTCTTATATGTATCTTATTTGGAGTAGGGTATATGTTAAGAAGAAACATTTACAAAGAAGTGGATCGTCTAGAATCAAAAAAGATTGAAATTATGAATCGGTCAATTATTGACGAATTATCAAAAGTTAAAGAGTTAAAAATGATTGGCCAAGCCGAGGAACTTTTTGAGCAATGGAGAAATGAGTGGGATGAAATTATCACAACTCAGCTTCCAGAAGTTGAAGAGCACTTGTATGATGCTGAGGAATTTGCAGACAAGTATCGCTTTAAGAAATCAAAAGATGTTCTTCAATATATTGATAAGGTCCTTCACACGGTTGACGAGAATATAGATAAAATTATTGAAGAAATAAATGACTTAGTATCGAGTGAAGAAAAAAATTCGGTAGAAAGTGAAGAAATGAAAGAACAATTTAAAAAGGTAAAGAAAAACCTACTAGCGCATAGCTATCAATTTGGAAAATCGCATATGAAATTAGAGAATGAGCTAGATGAAATCTCCACGATTCTAAAAACTTTTGATGAAGAAACGGTAGAGGGGAATTATCTAGCTGCGAGAGAGGTCCTCCTTTCAGGTAAGAATCGTTTAGATGTTCTTCAACATAAAATTAATGAGATACCTAAGCTGTTAACAGAATGTAATGTAACCATTCCAAATTTAGTATCTGAGCTAGAGGATGGATACAATGAAATGATAGCGACTGGCTATTACTTAGAACATTTACAAATTGATGTGGAAATAAAGAAAATCAAAGAGAAAACGGCTTTATATCTTGGGAAGATTGAAGAAACAGAAATTGAAGATATACAAGAAGGATTACAGATTGTACAGGATGCAGTTGACTCGTTGTATGATTTATTAGAAAAAGAAGTTGATGCCAATCAATTTGTTAAACAAGCTAAAGATAAAATCGATCATCGCTTATTAGAGCTGATTGACCAAAAAGAGGCTACTTTGGAGGAAACGGAGCTAGTCAAGCAAAGCTATCAGCTTTCTGAAACAGAACTTTCCAAACAAAAAACGATTGAAAAGCAAATCAATCAAATTGAGAAAAAATTCACGCATATTCAACAAAATCTTCAAGGTGAACAAGTTGCTCATTCCGTAGTAAAAGAAGAATTGGAAGATATAAGCCAGCAAATTGTGAAGCTTTTTAAAGAGCATGATGAATATCGAGAAATGCTCCAAACGTTAAGGAAAGATGAGCTTCAAGCTAGAGAAAAGCTTTCTAAGCTTAAAAAAATGCTCCACGATACGATGAGAGCTGTACAGCAGAGTAATATACCGGGGCTCCCTATTGAATTTGGTCAATTAATTGATCAAGCTAAGGAAGATGTAATGAGAGCTTCTTCAAAACTTGATGAGATACCACTCAACATGGTCATCGTTAATCAATTATTAGATGATGCTGTTCATTCTGTTGAAGAATTAACACAGTACGGTCAAGAATTGATTGAACAAGTGTATCTTATTGAACAGGTTATTCAATACGGCAACAGATATCGCAGTCGAAATGACCAGTTAAACCTGAAATTTAAGGAAGCTGAAAAACACTTTAGGGATTATCAATACGGTACGTCATTAGAAGTTGCTGCTGCAGCATTAGAGCAAGTAGAGCCTGGGTCCCTTGAGAAGATTCAGAGCCTTATAATTGTAGAGGATAAATAA